From bacterium, one genomic window encodes:
- a CDS encoding 50S ribosomal protein L25, translated as MAEKLKLSASSRDWVGKGGARRMRQQGLIPGVVYGRGMDSIPVVVTASDLVPLLRQYDYESELIDFRVDDGEYMDVLVKEAQFDHIGDRLLHIDFFRIMRGEKLVVEVPIVVLGAAAGVKMGGILQHNTRTAKIRCLPKNLIHELEVDVSALMVGDSVHIRDLKVPDTIEILEEPQRTVVSVLAKKVEEKAPEEEVEEAEAEEPASE; from the coding sequence GTGGCAGAGAAACTGAAGTTAAGCGCCTCATCAAGAGATTGGGTAGGCAAGGGCGGCGCGAGGAGGATGCGGCAGCAAGGTCTGATTCCTGGTGTGGTTTACGGTCGCGGCATGGATTCGATCCCTGTCGTGGTTACAGCAAGCGATCTAGTTCCCTTACTGCGGCAGTATGATTACGAGTCGGAGCTGATTGACTTTAGGGTTGATGACGGCGAGTACATGGATGTTCTTGTGAAGGAGGCCCAGTTCGACCACATTGGTGACCGACTGCTTCACATCGACTTTTTCCGGATAATGCGTGGCGAGAAGCTGGTTGTTGAGGTTCCGATCGTTGTTTTGGGAGCGGCGGCGGGCGTTAAGATGGGTGGCATTTTGCAGCATAACACGCGTACAGCCAAGATACGATGCCTTCCCAAGAACCTTATTCACGAGTTGGAAGTTGATGTCTCTGCCTTGATGGTGGGGGACTCGGTTCACATCCGGGACCTGAAGGTCCCCGACACAATCGAGATTCTCGAGGAGCCGCAGCGGACAGTCGTTTCGGTATTGGCCAAGAAGGTTGAGGAGAAGGCACCCGAGGAGGAGGTAGAGGAGGCCGAGGCG